One window from the genome of Hippocampus zosterae strain Florida chromosome 7, ASM2543408v3, whole genome shotgun sequence encodes:
- the sgca gene encoding alpha-sarcoglycan — protein MAGCRSWFLFLTVVSVAHAEIKFNIPAGRFFSYELMRETFQSDFEPLSQLYLGHLYDDPMVFKCNKQYFPDLPEWLRFTQRHPYDNAFLYGTPTSPGKSVIEIYAINKRSYETTRQILVLNVIAAKSPPYQAEFFINLREIEKVLPPTVQDEIKQDLQKLWDTEALDIVNISNALDRGGRVPLPLAGHFEGVYVKAGSEQNFSACLLQAQTPEHQRQCATGAKVKVPGECNFCSIPSNCISWCSTELFDLSQLEATLPAPTLGSGVLEAGENFEPLESPEDRDFLPDYIVTVIVPLVLALILCLLLSYIMCGRREGVDKRNAKTNQIQLYHHHTILDNTDELRNMANHRGVPPPRSTLPMFDSRTGAQATPPDSPRVPLIMAQHDPNVDTLPRK, from the exons ATGGCAGGGTGCAGGAGCTGGTTTCTCTTTTTAACAG TTGTGAGCGTGGCTCACGCGGAGATCAAATTCAACATCCCGGCAGGGAGGTTTTTCTCCTACGAGTTGATGAGGGAGACGTTCCAGAGTGACTTTGAGCCACTGTCTCAGCTCTACC TGGGGCACCTGTATGACGACCCGATGGTGTTCAAGTGCAACAAGCAGTATTTCCCAGATCTTCCAGAGTGGCTGCGCTTCACCCAGAGGCACCCCTACGACAACGCCTTTCTCTACGGGACCCCAACATCTCCCGGGAAGAGTGTCATCGAG ATTTACGCCATCAACAAGCGAAGCTACGAAACCACCAGGCAGATTCTCGTCCTTAACGTGATTGCAG CCAAGAGCCCACCCTATCAAGCTGAGTTTTTCATCAACCTGCGGGAGATTGAGAAGGTGCTGCCCCCTACTGTCCAGGATGAGATCAAGCAGGACCTGCAGAAGTTATGGGACACGGAGGCCTTGGACATTGTCAACATTTCCAATGCTCTGGACCGTGGCGGCCGCGTGCCGCTCCCGCTGGCGGGACACTTTGAAGG CGTGTACGTGAAGGCCGGATCGGAGCAGAACTTCTCTGCCTGCCTCCTGCAGGCACAGACGCCGGAGCATCAGCGGCAGTGTGCGACGGGTGCCAAAGTCAAGGTTCCCGGGGAGTGCAACTTCTGCAGCATCCCCAGCAACTGTATCAGCTGGTGCAGCACTGAGCTG TTCGATCTGTCTCAACTGGAAGCAACCTTGCCGGCTCCCACCTTGGGCTCAGGCGTGCTGGAAGCTGGTGAAAACTTTGAACCACTGGAGTCCCCCGAGGACCGGGACTTTTTGCCGGACTACATCGTGACTGTCATTGTGCCGCTGGTGCTGGCCCTCATCCTGTGTCTGCTGCTCTCCTACATCATGTGTGGACGTCGCGAAGGCGT tgACAAGAggaatgcaaaaacaaacca GATCCAGCTGTATCACCACCACACCATTTTGGACAACACTGATGAGCTGAGGAACATGGCGAACCACCGAGGTGTCCCACCGCCGCGCTCCACGTTGCCAATGTTCGACAGCCGCACAGGAGCCCAGGCCACGCCCCCCGACAGTCCCCGCGTGCCCCTCATCATGGCTCAGCA CGACCCCAACGTCGACACGTTGCCAAG GAAATAA
- the LOC127603969 gene encoding neurabin-2-like: MMKTEPTPKSAGSTLRSPSPHRSAYEAGMQALKPVADNAVNGDVQDGPRGRRYGSNVHRIKNMFQQLQTTTADTETEEGAKGGDKAVRLSLPRAGSLNENVDHSALLKLGSTVSERVSKFDTKPENGHQRASSPSYSKLQETRRIFEQQQQQLLQQQQQQQEKLATTRVLLKADKTPGLQEGRLDMMARFNGSTESLDSLDASEAVSPTVSQLSAVFERAAELRNNLNRLSSTPPLPSRGVSTKVGVLNSKIITKRASALASSNQGDDFAGQQDQEGPARSLCRGAGPTETINGGQKPELEQHRAKTVSDAGVEAKAEHLEESSMVAHFENGDAISTGLKAADEDGRTLRDDGDSQEEEEDDDRYEAESSCVEIAGLPIEEEPPPSRKIRFSAEPIKVFATYPNEDYDRRNEDVDPMAASAEYELEKRVERLDLFPVELEKDEDGLGISIIGMGAGADMGLEKLGIFVKTVTEGGAAHRDGRIQVNDLIVEVDGTSLVGVTQNFAASVLRNTSGTVKFFIGREKPGEQSEVAQLIQQTLEQERWQREMLEQRYNQYMEEHEGGEYATDEEEDEDEDVSPQYTGAIEVFDLAENEDLSPLETDPEKLAHKYKELQIKHAVTQAEIQQLKRKLHHAEQDKQRWRMDKAQLEQTLQENKERMEKLEGYWMEAQSLCQAVDEHLKETQAQYQALERKYSKAKRLIKEYQQKEIEYLKKETQRCAQVGAEASLLKEESGQLQEQVADLECRVEELKSEPL; this comes from the exons ATGATGAAGACGGAACCCACCCCCAAGAGCGCCGGCTCCACGCTCAGGAGCCCATCCCCGCACAGGAGCGCATATGAGGCGGGGATGCAGGCCCTCAAACCTGTCGCCGACAACGCAGTCAATGGCGACGTGCAGGACGGCCCGCGGGGTCGTCGGTACGGCTCCAACGTTCACCGCATCAAGAACATGTTCCAGCAGCTGCAGACCACCACAGCCGACACAGAGACCGAGGAGGGTGCCAAGGGAGGGGACAAAGCTGTGCGCCTCTCCCTCCCCAGGGCCGGGAGCCTGAACGAGAACGTGGACCATAGTGCGCTGCTCAAGCTCGGCTCCACAGTTTCTGAACGCGTCAGCAAGTTTGACACCAAACCCGAGAATGGCCACCAGCGAGCTTCGTCGCCCAGCTACTCCAAGCTGCAAGAGACGCGCCGCATTttcgagcagcagcagcagcagctgctgcagcaacagcaacagcagcaagaGAAGCTGGCCACCACCAGGGTTCTGCTCAAAGCAGACAAGACCCCGGGCCTGCAGGAGGGTAGGCTAGACATGATGGCCCGCTTCAACGGCAGCACAGAGTCCCTGGACAGCCTGGATGCTAGCGAGGCCGTGTCCCCCACCGTCAGCCAGCTCAGTGCTGTCTTTGAACGGGCAGCCGAGCTGCGGAATAACCTGAACCGGCTCTCATCTACGCCGCCGCTCCCCTCCAGAGGGGTCAGCACCAAGGTGGGCGTGTTGAACTCCAAAATAATCACCAAAAGGGCAAGCGCCTTGGCGTCCAGCAATCAGGGGGATGACTTTGCCGGTCAGCAGGACCAAGAGGGGCCCGCGAGGAGCCTCTGCAGGGGGGCCGGTCCGACCGAGACCATAAACGGGGGTCAAAAGCCAGAGCTGGAGCAACACAGAGCGAAGACCGTGTCCGATGCTGGCGTGGAGGCCAAGGCCGAGCATCTTGAGGAGTCCAGCATGGTGGCGCACTTCGAGAACGGAGATGCCATTTCTACGGGGCTGAAGGCGGCGGATGAGGACGGCCGGACGCTGAGAGACGACGGAGAtagccaggaggaggaggaggacgatgacCGCTACGAGGCCGAGTCCAGTTGTGTCGAGATTGCTGGGCTCCCCATCGAGGAGGAACCGCCCCCGTCAAGGAAAATCCGCTTCAGTGCCGAGCCCATCAAG GTGTTCGCCACCTACCCCAACGAGGACTACGACAGGCGCAACGAAGACGTGGACCCGATGGCGGCATCCGCCGAGTATGAGCTGGAGAAGAGGGTGGAGCGGCTGGATCTGTTCCCCGTGGAGCTGGAGAAAG ACGAGGACGGCCTGGGCATCAGCATCATCGGGATGGGCGCTGGGGCCGACATGGGCCTGGAAAAGCTTGGCATCTTCGTCAAAACCGTTACCGAGGGGGGAGCGGCGCATCGCGACGGCAG GATCCAGGTCAATGATCTGATCGTGGAGGTGGATGGGACGAGTTTGGTGGGGGTCACCCAGAATTTTGCCGCCTCTGTGCTAAGGAACACGTCGGGAACTGTCAA GTTCTTCATCGGGCGTGAGAAGCCAGGTGAGCAGAGCGAGGTGGCGCAGCTCATCCAGCAGACGCTGGAACAGGAACGCTGGCAACGCGAGATGCTGGAACAGCGCTACAACCAGTACATGGAAGAGCATGAG GGCGGCGAATATGCCACagatgaagaagaggacgaggacgaaGACGTCAGTCCGCAGTACACGGGCGCCATTGAAGTGTTTGACTTGGCGGAGAACGAGGACCTGTCGCCGCTGGAGACGGACCCCGAAAAACTGGCCCATAAGTACAAAGAG CTCCAAATTAAGCATGCCGTGACTCAGGCAGAGATCCAGCAGCTGAAGAGGAAG cTGCACCACGCCGAGCAGGATAAGCAACGCTGGCGCATGGACAAGGCGCAGCTGGAGCAGACCCTGCAGGAGAACAAGGAGCGCATGGAGAAGCTGGAGGGATACTGGATGGAGGCGCAAAGCTTGTGCCAGGCGGTGGACGAGCACCTGAAGGAAACGCAGGCGCAGTATCAGGCGCTGGAGCGCAAGTACAGCAAGGCCAAGCGGCTCATCAAGGAATACCAGCAAAA GGAAATTGAATACCTGAAGAAGGAGACGCAGCGATGCGCACAAGTCGGAGCCGAGGCATCGCTCCTCAAGGAGGAGTCGGGTCAGCTGCAGGAACAG GTGGCTGACCTGGAGTGCCGCGTGGAAGAGCTGAAATCGGAACCTTTATAA